The Castanea sativa cultivar Marrone di Chiusa Pesio chromosome 11, ASM4071231v1 genome contains a region encoding:
- the LOC142615744 gene encoding hypothetical protein At1g04090-like, which yields MALLFPMNISKFASFVITLLVIVVAGDCIRVICRMSPCPKANPPLPVETVFKLPAPLPIWPPGTGFATRFLSMEDLIVSEATDFEVVWRTRSGGPDNLGATFFEPSTTDNAAQGYKVLGYHSQPNNKPFTGRSVLAFDRYLRGNIKAPVDYINLWNSLSLEIDQDGIGFIWLPKCPDGYKALGHVVTNSTQKPSLDKIRCVKAELTEQCEHYKWIWGAEGFNVYTTRPRNRGTQAMGVHLGSFVAQVGGVMSDIACLKNTKSDLSAMPTLEQVKPLVEAYGPWVYFHSDEKYLPATAEWFFENGGLLYKQGDEANPVAILPDGSNLPQGGSDDGAYWLDLPQDSDARDRVERGDLAKAKAYVHVKPMFGATFTDIVIWMYYPFNGPATIKFKFLNIKLTRLGEHTGDWEHVTLRVNNFNGELQSIYLSEHSGGTWVDATDVEFHDRNKAAVYASKHGHAFYSKPGLVLNGKKGIGLRNDCEKSGLYLDTGFYYTLLSAEYLGTAIVEPLWINYSRKWGPRAAIYIQDEFEKIMKKIPKFLRSPFRNLFYTLPIKILEEEGPTSIKTKGSWYGEEI from the exons ATGGCCCTCTTATTCCCAATGAATATATCAAAATTTGCTTCTTTTGTAATCACATTATTAGTTATTGTGGTAGCTGGAGATTGTATTCGTGTTATTTGTAGAATGTCACCATGTCCTAAAGCAAATCCACCCTTGCCCGTTGAAACCGTTTTTAAGCTACCAGCTCCGTTACCAATTTGGCCACCAG GAACAGGATTTGCAACTAGGTTTCTGAGCATGGAAGATCTGATAGTGTCAGAAGCAACAGATTTCGAAGTAGTTTGGAGGACTCGTTCAGGTGGTCCAGACAACCTTGGAGCAACATTCTTTGAACCCTCAACAACTGATAATGCAGCACAAGGATACAAGGTGCTAGGTTACCATAGCCAACCCAACAACAAGCCCTTCACTGGAAGATCTGTACTAGCCTTCGATAGGTACTTACGTGGAAATATAAAGGCTCCGGTGGATTACATTAATCTGTGGAACAGCTTATCATTGGAAATCGATCAAGATGGAATTGGTTTTATCTGGTTGCCAAAATGCCCAGATGGTTACAAAGCCTTAGGCCATGTTGTCACGAACTCAACTCAGAAGCCATCCCTAGATAAAATTAGGTGTGTTAAAGCTGAGCTCACCGAGCAATGTGAGCATTACAAGTGGATTTGGGGTGCTGAAGGTTTCAATGTTTATACTACAAGGCCTAGAAATAGAGGGACCCAAGCAATGGGAGTTCATTTGGGTTCATTTGTTGCCCAAGTTGGTGGGGTTATGTCTGACATAGCTTGCTTGAAGAATACCAAATCTGATTTATCTGCTATGCCTACTCTAGAGCAAGTTAAGCCATTAGTTGAAGCCTACGGTCCATGGGTGTACTTTCATTCTGATGAAAAATACCTGCCTGCTACAGCTGAATGGTTTTTTGAGAATGGGGGACTATTATATAAGCAAGGGGACGAGGCCAATCCTGTTGCGATTTTGCCCGACGGCTCAAACCTTCCTCAAGGTGGTTCAGATGATGGTGCCTATTGGTTGGATTTACCACAAGATTCAGACGCCAGAGACAGGGTTGAGAGAGGAGACTTAGCAAAAGCTAAGGCTTATGTGCATGTAAAGCCCATGTTTGGTGCTACATTCACTGACATAGTTATATGGATGTATTATCCATTTAATGGCCCTGCCACGATAAAGTTTAAATTTCTCAATATTAAACTCACTCGCCTAGGTGAACATACTGGTGATTGGGAGCACGTGACCTTGAGAGTCAACAATTTCAATGGAGAGCTACAAAGTATCTATTTGTCTGAACATAGTGGGGGTACATGGGTGGATGCTACAGATGTCGAGTTTCATGATCGTAACAAAGCTGCTGTGTATGCATCAAAGCATGGACATGCATTTTATTCAAAGCCTGGACTTGTTTTGAATGGGAAAAAGGGAATTGGATTGAGGAATGATTGTGAAAAGTCTGGTTTGTACTTGGATACTGGATTTTATTATACACTACTGTCAGCCGAGTATTTGGGCACAGCAATTGTTGAGCCACTTTGGATCAACTATAGCAGAAAATGGGGTCCAAGAGCTGCTATTTATATTCAGGATGAGTTTGAGaagattatgaaaaaaataccTAAGTTTCTTAGGAGTCCTTTCAGGAATCTTTTCTACACATTACCAATTAAAATACTGGAGGAGGAAGGGCCCACATCTATCAAGACCAAGGGCAGTTGGTATGGAGAAGAAATTTGA